A stretch of the Oscillospiraceae bacterium genome encodes the following:
- a CDS encoding ferrous iron transport protein A yields MQTLRETKPGRSVRVAKVGGAGPVKRRVMEMGITKGVDVYVRKVAPLGDPIEVTVRGYELSLRKADAELIEVE; encoded by the coding sequence ATGCAAACACTGAGGGAGACCAAACCAGGCCGCAGCGTGCGGGTGGCCAAGGTCGGAGGCGCCGGCCCCGTCAAACGGCGCGTCATGGAGATGGGAATCACAAAGGGTGTGGACGTCTATGTCCGCAAAGTGGCCCCGTTGGGGGACCCGATTGAGGTGACGGTCAGGGGTTACGAACTCTCCCTGCGTAAGGCGGATGCCGAGTTGATAGAAGTGGAATGA
- a CDS encoding metal-sensing transcriptional repressor, with protein sequence MRQCMDADNLHRRLGKIMGQIKAIDKTVDEDVPCEDILIQIHAAKAALHKVGQAILEGHLHHCVREGIEHGDADRTIADFAKAVEHFARMT encoded by the coding sequence ATGCGACAGTGCATGGATGCCGACAATCTGCACCGACGACTGGGGAAAATTATGGGACAGATAAAGGCAATTGATAAGACGGTCGACGAGGATGTCCCCTGTGAGGACATCCTGATTCAGATCCACGCGGCCAAGGCCGCGCTGCACAAGGTTGGGCAGGCCATTCTGGAAGGGCATCTGCACCACTGTGTCCGGGAAGGCATTGAGCACGGCGACGCGGACAGGACCATCGCGGACTTTGCCAAGGCCGTGGAACACTTTGCGCGCATGACGTAG
- a CDS encoding ferrous iron transport protein A, with the protein MMPLTLTKIGEENAIKRVGGRTETRKFLENLGFVPGSQIKVITEISGNVIVNIKESRVAISREMASKIMV; encoded by the coding sequence ATGATGCCTTTGACACTGACAAAGATCGGGGAGGAAAACGCAATTAAAAGGGTAGGCGGGAGGACGGAGACCAGGAAATTTCTTGAAAATCTCGGCTTTGTGCCGGGCAGCCAAATCAAGGTGATTACGGAGATCAGCGGCAATGTGATTGTCAACATCAAAGAGTCACGCGTGGCCATCAGTCGTGAAATGGCCAGCAAGATCATGGTCTGA